In the Afipia sp. GAS231 genome, AGCTGGTACTGGCCGCAGGCGCACAATGCGGTCGTGCAGGAACTGGTGGAACTCGCGCGCCGCGGCAAGCGGCTCGTCTACGTTGCCGGCAATCACGACGAGTTCGTGCGCGACTATGTCGGCTCGACCTTTGGCGGTGTCGAAGTGGTCGAGCACGCGATCCACCGGGGGGTCGATGGCCGCGACTACCTCGTCGTCCACGGCGATCATTTCGATCTCGTCGTGCGTCACGCCCGATGGCTCGCCCTTCTCGGCGACTTTGGCTACCGCACAGCGCTCGCTTCCAACGTTTGGCTCAACCGAATCCGGAGCCGGTTCGGACTTGCCTATTGGTCGTTCTCGTCCTGGGCGAAGTTGCGGGTCAAGAATGCGGTCAACCACATCGGCCGTTTCGAGGAGGTGCTGTCGTCGGAAGCAAGGCGCTACGATGCCCAGGGCGTGATTTGCGGCCACATCCACCACGCAGCGATGCATGACGATTTCGGCATTCGCTACATCAACACCGGTGACTGGGTGGAATCCTGCACGGCCGTCGTCGAGCACCATGACGGCCGGTTCGAGATCATCAGGTGGACCGAGGCCCGGCCACACCGGATGTCCGGCGAGGCGCGCGTGGTGCCGTTCGCGAAGGCGGTCGCCTGATGCGCGTGCTGGTGGCAACCGATGCCTGGCGTCCGCAGGTCAACGGCGTGGTTCGCTCGCTGGAATATCTCGCCAGCGAAGCACCCTCGTTCGGCGCTGCTATCGACTTCCTCACGCCGAGCGATTTTCGCACCGTGCCGCTGCCCGGCTACCGGGAGATCCGCCTTGCGCTCGCCTCGGCAGGACGGATAGAGCGCGCGATCACCAGGATGCGCCCGGACTCGGTGCACATTGCGACCGAAGGGCCGATCGGGTGGATGACGCGCTATGTCTGTCAGACGCGCGGCTATCCGTTCACGACTAGCTATCACACCCGCTTTCCCGAATATCTGGCAGCGCGGTTACCGGTGCCGCCGAAGTGGAGCTATGCGGCGTTACGCCGCTTCCACAACAGCAGTGACGGCACCATGGTTGGCTCACCGACGCTGGAGCAGTCGCTCAAGGCGCATGGCTTCCGTAACCTGATGCTGTGGTCGCGCGGCGTCGATGCCGAGCTGTTCCGTCCCCTCACCGAGCGGCCGCTTGCCTTCCCGGCGCCGGTGTTCCTGTATGTCGGCCGCATCGCGGTCGAGAAGAACCTCGAAGCCTTCCTCAACCTCGACTTGCCGGGCTCGAAGGTCGTGGTCGGGGACGGGCCGTCGCGCGCCAACCTGCAATCGCGATTTCCGCAGGCACACTTTCTCGGCACGCGGACCGGGAAAGCGCTTGCCGATGTCTACGCCTCGGCCGATGTCTTCGTCTTTCCAAGCCGGACCGATACGTTCGGGATGGTGATCCTCGAGGCATTGGCGTGCGGTCTGCCGGTCGCGGCATTTCCGGTGATGGGACCGCTCGACGTCATCGGCAAGTCGGGCTGCGGCTGCCTCGATACCGATCTGCGCCGTGCGGCGCTGGCTGCACTACAGGTGCGGCGTGAAGAATGCCGGGCCTACGCCTTGACCTTCACCTGGCGCGAGAGCGTGCGGCAGTTCCTCGACAACACCAGACGGGCGCACGGCGTGCAGGCCGAAGCTGCGCGGCCGTTGCTCGCGAACACGTGTTGACGTCATACAATTCGGTCCCTCGATAGTCCTGCTCGACGATCCGCTTCAGGCGCCGCAGCGCCATGCGCCAATTGAACGAGGGCGCAATCCCGAGGCGGGAATGCCGGTTAGCTGCTGGCGGCTCTGTCCGGTGAGCCGTCGCCGACAGCCGCTTCGCGTCATCCAACAAGGCTTGGAATTAGGGAATTACGGTGACAGTGCACTTAATTGATTGATCCTGCCTGTACGTGCCATATCGCGCGAAGACCGCACTTGAACAGAAGGGATCGAGCGGGACATTTGGTGCACTGTCGCCGTAATATATGAAGGCTTGCGCTAGCGTCTTACCGCGGCAGCAAGTTGGTCTTCGCCAGATCGAGAACCTCGTCGCCGCGACCGCTCATCACGGCGCGGAGCACCCACAGGCTGAAGCCCTTGACCTGCTCCACGGTGATGGTCGGCGGCATCGACAATTCCTGGGTCGCCGTCACGACGTCGAGCACGGCGGGACCGTCATGGGCCAGCACGTCGCGGATCGCGTTCGCCAGATCGCCGGGATCCTCGACCCGCACCGCATGAATGCCCATGGCGCGGGCCATCGCCGCAAAATCAGGATTTTGCAGATCGACGCCGGTTTCGATGAAACCGGACGCCTTCATCTCCAGCGCCACGAAACCGAGCACGCCGTTGTTGAAGATCACCACCTTCACCGGCAGCTTCATCTGCGTCAGCGTGATCAGGTCGCCCATCAGCATGGCAAATCCACCGTCGCCCGACATCGAAACCACCTGCCGCCCCTTCTGTGAGGCCTGAACGCCGATCGCATGCGCCATCGCATTGGCCATCGAGCCGTGGACCCAGGAGCCGACGAGGCGCCGGCGGCCGTTCATTTTCAGATAGCGCGCGGCCCAGATGGTGGGGGTGCCGACGTCGGCGGTGAACACGGCGTCGTCGGACGCCTGCTCGCTCAATAGGCGCGCCAGATATTGCGGGTGGATCGGCTTCTGGCCGGGCGTGCCGCGGGCAAGTTCGTCGAGCCCGGCGCGGGCTTTTTTGTAATGGGCCACGCTGTCATCGAGATGCTTGCTGTCGCTCTTCGCCTTCAATTTTGGCAGCAGCGCGTCGATCGTCGCGCCGACGTCGCCGACGAGACCGAGGTCGAGCTTGCAGCGGCGACCGAGATTTTCCGGCCGGATATCGACCTGGGCGATCTTCGCATCAACAGGCAGAAACTGCTTGTAGGGGAAGTCCGTCCCCAGCATCAGCAACACATCACAGGCATGCATCGCGGCATAGCCGGACGAGAAGCCGATAAAGCCGGTCATGCCGACATCATACGGGTTGTCGTACTCGACAAACTCCTTGCCGCCGAGCGCATGCACCATCGGGCTCTTGAGCATCTCGGCAAGCTTCATCAGGCCGTCATGGGCGCCGGCACAGCCGCGACCACAGAACAGCGTGACCCGTTTGGCGCCGTTCAGAAGTTCGGCCAAGGCCGTCAGTTCGGATTCGGCCGGCCGCACGACGGGTGCTGCCGGCAACAGACCGGCGTTCGGCGAGATGCCGCGTTTCGGCGCCGGCCGCAAGGCGACGTCGCCGGGGATGACGATGACGGCGACACCGCGTTTGCCGACGGCGGCGCGAATGGCGTTCTCCAGAACGTAAGGAAGCTGCGCGGGGTCGGAAACCAGTTCGCAGTAGTGGCTGCATTCGCGAAACAGATCCTGCGGATGCGTCTCCTGAAAATAACCGCCGCCGATTTCGGCCGATGGAATCTGCGCCGCGATCGCCAGCACCGGCGTGCGGCTGCGGTGCGCATCGAACAGGCCGTTGATGAGATGGAGATTGCCGGGACCGCACGACCCCGCACATACCGCGAGTTCGCCAGTGATCTGCGCTTCACCCGCGGCCGCGAAAGCCGCCACCTCTTCATGCCGGACGTGAATCCAGTCGATCGTCCCGCGTTTGCGCAGCGCGTCGGTCAGGCCGTTCAGGCTGTCGCCGACGACGCCAAAGATGCGCTTGACGCCGGCCTGGGCGAGGGTCTCGGCAACGAGGTCCGCGACATTGTCGATCCGCATGGCTGCCTGTCCTTTCGATATCGCTTCGACAGGTCCATGATGTTCGCTGCGATACGTCAGCGCAAGTAACGAGCGCGTTCAGCGTCCGCTGAAGCGCGCCGCGCGCTTTTCGAGGAAGGCCTTGCGCCCCTCCACGGCATCGGCGCTGGTGCGGATTTCTGCCTGCGTCTCGATCTCGCGCCGGAACTGCTCGGCATAGGTCGCATGTTCGCTCTCGTCGAGCAGGCGGCGTGTCGCCACCAGCGCGCGCGTCGGACCGTTCGCAAGCTTGTGCGCCAGTGCCAGCGCGCCGTCCAGCAAGCCTGCATCGTCGAACACCTCGCGGACCAGCCCCCATTCTTTTGCCAACTCGGCCGAGAGCGGTTCATTGCTCAGCATCAGTTCGAGCGCGCGCTGCCGGCCAACGAGGCGCGGCAACAGCCAGGTCGAACCCAGATCGGGGACCAGCGCGATCCG is a window encoding:
- a CDS encoding UDP-2,3-diacylglucosamine diphosphatase, translating into MDEARASPHDVIKVRSLFVSDVHLGTRGCQADKLIDFLRHHDAETLFLVGDIVDGWYLRSSWYWPQAHNAVVQELVELARRGKRLVYVAGNHDEFVRDYVGSTFGGVEVVEHAIHRGVDGRDYLVVHGDHFDLVVRHARWLALLGDFGYRTALASNVWLNRIRSRFGLAYWSFSSWAKLRVKNAVNHIGRFEEVLSSEARRYDAQGVICGHIHHAAMHDDFGIRYINTGDWVESCTAVVEHHDGRFEIIRWTEARPHRMSGEARVVPFAKAVA
- a CDS encoding glycosyltransferase family 1 protein — its product is MRVLVATDAWRPQVNGVVRSLEYLASEAPSFGAAIDFLTPSDFRTVPLPGYREIRLALASAGRIERAITRMRPDSVHIATEGPIGWMTRYVCQTRGYPFTTSYHTRFPEYLAARLPVPPKWSYAALRRFHNSSDGTMVGSPTLEQSLKAHGFRNLMLWSRGVDAELFRPLTERPLAFPAPVFLYVGRIAVEKNLEAFLNLDLPGSKVVVGDGPSRANLQSRFPQAHFLGTRTGKALADVYASADVFVFPSRTDTFGMVILEALACGLPVAAFPVMGPLDVIGKSGCGCLDTDLRRAALAALQVRREECRAYALTFTWRESVRQFLDNTRRAHGVQAEAARPLLANTC
- the poxB gene encoding ubiquinone-dependent pyruvate dehydrogenase; translated protein: MRIDNVADLVAETLAQAGVKRIFGVVGDSLNGLTDALRKRGTIDWIHVRHEEVAAFAAAGEAQITGELAVCAGSCGPGNLHLINGLFDAHRSRTPVLAIAAQIPSAEIGGGYFQETHPQDLFRECSHYCELVSDPAQLPYVLENAIRAAVGKRGVAVIVIPGDVALRPAPKRGISPNAGLLPAAPVVRPAESELTALAELLNGAKRVTLFCGRGCAGAHDGLMKLAEMLKSPMVHALGGKEFVEYDNPYDVGMTGFIGFSSGYAAMHACDVLLMLGTDFPYKQFLPVDAKIAQVDIRPENLGRRCKLDLGLVGDVGATIDALLPKLKAKSDSKHLDDSVAHYKKARAGLDELARGTPGQKPIHPQYLARLLSEQASDDAVFTADVGTPTIWAARYLKMNGRRRLVGSWVHGSMANAMAHAIGVQASQKGRQVVSMSGDGGFAMLMGDLITLTQMKLPVKVVIFNNGVLGFVALEMKASGFIETGVDLQNPDFAAMARAMGIHAVRVEDPGDLANAIRDVLAHDGPAVLDVVTATQELSMPPTITVEQVKGFSLWVLRAVMSGRGDEVLDLAKTNLLPR